Proteins encoded within one genomic window of bacterium:
- the ybaK gene encoding Cys-tRNA(Pro) deacylase has translation MKTVAAHLLDRLRIPYEVREYAYSEDDLDAVTAAAKVGLPPERVFKTLVVRGDKTGVVMACIPASADLDLKALAARSGNKRTEMVPVRELPGLTGYQRGGVSPLGGKGHAAVFIDESARGLDRVSVSAGRRGVQLLLSGAGLIRATGGRVARLTRARAAGAD, from the coding sequence GTGAAAACCGTCGCCGCGCACCTTCTCGACCGGCTGCGGATTCCGTACGAGGTCCGCGAGTATGCGTACTCCGAGGACGATCTCGATGCCGTCACCGCGGCGGCCAAAGTCGGCCTTCCGCCGGAGCGGGTGTTCAAGACGCTGGTCGTGCGCGGCGACAAGACCGGCGTCGTCATGGCGTGCATCCCCGCCTCGGCCGATCTCGACCTGAAGGCGCTCGCGGCCCGGTCGGGCAACAAGCGAACCGAGATGGTGCCCGTGAGGGAATTGCCGGGTCTGACGGGTTACCAGCGCGGCGGGGTGTCGCCGCTGGGCGGCAAGGGCCATGCCGCCGTGTTTATCGACGAAAGCGCCCGCGGCCTGGACCGGGTCAGCGTCAGCGCGGGCCGCCGCGGGGTGCAGCTGCTGTTGTCGGGCGCCGGCCTCATCCGCGCCACCGGCGGCCGTGTCGCGCGCCTGACTCGGGCGCGGGCGGCCGGCGCCGATTGA
- a CDS encoding FAD-binding oxidoreductase, which produces MTGRAESRTGDPGEKAIEEFRTQLAGEVVVPGDGGYDAARSVWNGYIDKRPRVVARCKGVADTLTAVRFARSQNLLTAVRGGGHNVAGFGTCDGGIVIDLSAMKGMRVDPEARTARAQPGLTWGEFDRETQAFGLATTGGLVTTTGIAGFTLGGGIGWLMRKHGLTSDNLISADVVTADGRLLTASSASHPDLFWALRGGGGNFGIVTSFEYRLHPVGPVVLGGAVFHPAAKAREVLRFYNRWAATLPDEMTSMVAFITAPPLPFIPARLHGTPMIAVAACYAGSVEGGQRVAQPLIAFGPPEVAHVGPVPYRILQGMFDASAPRGIHSYWKTHYVADLSDTAIDALVAETAKMRSLSPFTTLHIHHLEGAVGRVAPDATAFRHRSPRYAMNIVGLWTAGEQPDPHIAWVRRTFDAVQPFATGAPYLNFLGDEGADRVRAAYGADTYDRLAGIKHRYDPANFFRVNQNIRPAAPSLA; this is translated from the coding sequence ATGACGGGCAGAGCGGAAAGCCGCACGGGCGATCCGGGGGAGAAGGCGATCGAGGAATTCCGCACGCAACTGGCGGGCGAGGTGGTCGTCCCGGGAGACGGCGGGTACGACGCCGCCCGCTCGGTGTGGAACGGCTACATCGACAAGCGCCCGCGCGTCGTCGCCCGGTGCAAAGGCGTTGCCGACACCCTGACCGCCGTGCGTTTTGCTCGGTCGCAGAACCTGCTGACGGCGGTGCGCGGCGGGGGGCATAACGTCGCCGGCTTCGGCACGTGCGACGGCGGGATCGTGATCGACCTGTCTGCGATGAAAGGGATGCGGGTCGATCCGGAGGCGCGGACGGCCCGCGCCCAGCCGGGTCTTACCTGGGGCGAGTTCGACCGCGAGACCCAGGCCTTTGGACTCGCGACGACCGGCGGGCTCGTGACGACGACGGGGATCGCGGGGTTCACGCTCGGCGGCGGCATCGGATGGCTCATGCGAAAGCATGGGCTCACCAGCGACAATCTGATCTCCGCGGACGTCGTGACGGCGGACGGCCGGCTCCTGACCGCGAGCAGCGCGAGCCATCCCGACCTCTTTTGGGCCCTGCGCGGCGGCGGCGGGAACTTCGGCATCGTCACCTCGTTCGAGTACCGCCTTCATCCGGTGGGTCCGGTCGTCCTCGGCGGCGCCGTCTTCCACCCGGCCGCGAAGGCCCGCGAGGTACTGCGGTTCTACAACCGCTGGGCCGCCACGTTGCCGGACGAGATGACGTCGATGGTGGCGTTCATCACCGCGCCGCCCCTCCCGTTCATACCCGCGCGGCTACACGGCACGCCGATGATCGCGGTCGCCGCATGCTATGCGGGATCCGTGGAGGGTGGACAGCGGGTTGCGCAGCCGCTCATCGCGTTCGGTCCCCCGGAGGTTGCGCACGTCGGACCGGTGCCGTACCGCATCCTCCAGGGTATGTTCGATGCCAGCGCACCGCGCGGGATCCATTCATACTGGAAAACGCACTACGTGGCGGACCTGTCGGACACCGCGATCGACGCTCTCGTCGCGGAGACGGCAAAGATGCGTTCGCTGTCGCCGTTTACGACGTTGCACATCCACCACCTCGAGGGCGCGGTCGGCCGCGTCGCCCCCGATGCGACCGCCTTCCGGCATCGATCGCCGCGGTACGCGATGAACATCGTCGGGCTGTGGACCGCCGGCGAGCAGCCGGATCCGCACATCGCGTGGGTGCGCCGGACGTTTGACGCCGTCCAGCCGTTCGCGACCGGCGCCCCGTATCTCAACTTCCTCGGCGACGAAGGGGCCGACCGCGTTCGCGCTGCGTACGGAGCCGACACCTACGATCGGCTGGCCGGGATCAAGCACCGCTACGATCCGGCGAATTTCTTCCGTGTGAACCAAAACATCCGGCCGGCGGCGCCGTCGCTCGCCTAG